One window from the genome of [Mycobacterium] stephanolepidis encodes:
- the argS gene encoding arginine--tRNA ligase, producing MTPVDLADLLRSTATTVLDERGLDTSALPDTVTVERPRNPDHGDYATNVALQVAKKVGVAPRDLATWLVDALVANDAIAAAEIAGPGFVNLRIAADAQGTIVANILDAGESYGNSDAQGTHTINLEFVSANPTGPIHIGGTRWAAVGDALGRLLTRQGAKVTREYYFNDHGAQIDRFVRSLIASAEGKEAPEDGYAGDYIADIAKQVLTQRPDALALPEPEAAEVFREIGVDLMFTHIKKSLHEFGTDFDVFTHEDSMHTSGRVQEAIAQLRKTGNIYEKDGASWLRASNFGDDKDRVVIKSDGNPAYIAGDIAYYLDKRERGFDLCIYMLGADHHGYIARLKAVAAALGYDADSVEVLIGQMVNLVRDGQPVRMSKRAGTVITLDDLVDAIGVDAARYALIRSSVDTSIDIDLQLWASASSENPVYYVQYAHARLCALARNAADLGLQHSTDHLELLTHEKEGALIRGLGEFGRILQNAAVLREPHRVARYLEDIAGDYHRFYDSCRVLPQGDETPGDLHAARLALCLATRQVIANGLDILGVSAPERM from the coding sequence GTGACTCCCGTCGACCTCGCCGACCTGCTACGTTCCACCGCAACCACGGTGCTGGACGAGCGAGGTCTGGACACGTCGGCGCTACCGGACACCGTGACCGTCGAACGTCCCCGTAATCCCGATCACGGTGACTACGCCACCAACGTTGCCCTGCAGGTCGCCAAGAAGGTCGGTGTCGCCCCGCGTGACCTGGCCACCTGGCTCGTCGATGCCCTCGTCGCCAACGACGCTATCGCCGCCGCGGAGATAGCCGGACCCGGGTTCGTGAACCTGCGGATCGCCGCCGACGCGCAGGGCACCATCGTCGCGAACATCTTGGACGCGGGCGAGAGCTACGGCAATTCCGACGCGCAGGGCACGCACACCATCAACTTGGAGTTCGTCTCGGCCAACCCGACGGGGCCGATTCACATCGGGGGTACCCGGTGGGCCGCGGTCGGTGACGCGTTGGGCCGCCTGCTGACCCGCCAGGGCGCCAAGGTCACCCGCGAGTACTACTTCAACGACCATGGCGCACAGATCGACCGGTTTGTCCGCTCGCTCATCGCCTCGGCCGAGGGCAAGGAAGCTCCCGAGGACGGGTACGCCGGCGATTACATCGCCGATATCGCCAAGCAGGTCCTCACTCAGCGCCCCGATGCGCTTGCGTTGCCGGAGCCCGAGGCCGCCGAAGTCTTTCGGGAAATAGGCGTCGACCTGATGTTCACCCACATCAAGAAGTCGCTGCACGAATTCGGCACGGACTTCGATGTTTTCACCCATGAGGACTCGATGCACACCTCGGGCCGGGTGCAGGAGGCCATCGCGCAACTGCGCAAGACCGGCAACATCTACGAGAAGGATGGCGCGTCCTGGTTGCGTGCCAGCAACTTCGGCGACGACAAGGACCGCGTTGTCATCAAGAGTGATGGCAATCCTGCTTACATCGCCGGTGACATCGCCTACTACCTCGACAAGCGAGAGCGCGGCTTCGACCTGTGCATCTACATGCTCGGTGCCGATCACCACGGGTACATCGCACGCCTGAAAGCCGTTGCGGCGGCGTTGGGTTACGACGCAGACAGCGTCGAGGTTCTCATCGGCCAGATGGTCAACCTGGTGCGCGACGGTCAGCCGGTGCGGATGTCCAAGCGCGCGGGCACCGTGATCACCCTCGATGACCTGGTCGACGCCATCGGAGTCGATGCTGCGCGCTACGCGTTGATTCGGTCCTCGGTGGACACCTCGATCGATATCGACCTGCAGCTGTGGGCCTCCGCATCGAGTGAGAACCCGGTCTATTACGTGCAGTACGCGCACGCGCGGCTCTGCGCATTGGCGCGCAATGCCGCGGATCTGGGCCTGCAGCACTCGACCGATCATCTCGAATTGCTCACCCACGAGAAGGAGGGTGCGCTCATCCGGGGTCTCGGAGAGTTCGGCCGCATCCTGCAAAACGCCGCGGTGCTGCGTGAACCACACCGCGTCGCAAGGTATTTGGAAGACATCGCCGGTGATTACCACCGGTTCTACGACTCGTGCCGGGTGCTCCCGCAAGGTGACGAAACACCGGGGGATCTACATGCGGCACGCCTAGCGTTATGCCTTGCCACCCGGCAGGTCATCGCCAACGGCCTGGACATTCTCGGCGTGAGCGCACCGGAGCGGATGTGA